The sequence acactctactcagcaaactggatgcagtttatcacagtgccattcgttttgttactaaagcaccttatacgacccaccactgcgacctgtatgccctagtcggctggccctcgctacatgttcgtcgtcagacccactggctccaggtcatctacaaggctatgctaggtaaagtgccgccttatctcagttcactggtcacgatggctacacccacccgcagcacgcgctccagcaggtgtatctcactgatcatgcctaaagctaaaacctcatttggacgcctttccttccagttctctgctgcctgcgactggaacgaattgcaaaaatctctgaagttggagacttttatctccctcaacaactttaaaaatctgctatccgagcagctaaccgatcgctgcagctgtacatagtccatctgtaaactacccacccaatttacctacctcaccccccatactgcttttatttatttacttttctgctcttttgcacaccagtatctcttcttgcacatgatcatctgatgatttatcactccagtgttaatctgctaaattgtaattattcgatttattgcctacctcatgccttttgcacacattgtatatagattctctttttttctaccatgttattgacttgtttattgtttactccatgtgtaactctgtgttgtctgttcacactgctatgctttatcttggccaggtcgcagttgcaaatgagaacttgttctcaactagcctacctggttaaataaaggtgaaataaaaataaaaaaatatgttgggGATCATGTCTAGACAACAATTTAAAAGTCTTGCAATAGATTTCAAAtcagatttaagtccaaacttgAACTTGGCAACTCAGGAACATTGGTAAGCAACCCCAGTGTAGATTTGtcattgtgttgtaggttattgtcctgctgaaaggtggattcctctcccagtgtctggtggaaaacagGCTTTGCATTTCGGCCAGAAAGTATATTCCTTTGCAGTGTTTTTCAGTACTAACTCCAGTGCCCTGTTGCATACAAGATGCATGATTACATTATTTTTTCtcttctgtatatttgtattcttcttttcactgtAGTCATTATTGTGGCGTTACTACAatgatgttgatccatcctcagtgtttctaccatgacagcctgtaactgtaaaatcaccaatggcctcatggtaacacCCCTGAGCAGTTGCGTtcatgtcctgcagctcagttcagaagaacgactatctttgatgtgtctgggtggtttaatacataatccacaccataattattaacttgaccatgcttaaagagatatgcaatgtctgatttgttattgtgacccatctaccaatcactgcccttctttatgaggcttttgaaagctccctggtctttgttgcttgaaattcaatacctGACTGAGGGACCTTGTTGTTCTATGTATGGGGTACGGATGTAtgggtagttattcaaaaataaTGTCAACCCCTATTGAGTCCACATAAcattgtgatttgttaagccaaatttaACTTGTGaactaatttacatttacattacatttaagtcatttagcagacgctcttttccagagcgacttacaaattggtgcattcaccttatgatatccagtggaacaaccactttacaatagtgcatctaactcttttaagggggggggggggggttagaaggattactttatcctatcctaggtattccttaaagaggtggggtttcaggtgtctccggaaggtggtgattgactccgctgacctggcgtcgtgagggagtttgttccaccattggggtgccagagcattTAGGCATGCCTTTATAAAAAATCTacattttcttccactttgacattagagtacaCCATTTTGAGTTGCTTGTTGACCAAAAAAGATAAATGAAATCAATTTCAATCCAacattgtaacacaataaaatgtggcgaattccaaggggtatgaatacgttTGCAAGGTGCTTTATGTAGTTGAAATATTATATTTGAGAGGAGAAGGCACTTGACCAACGTCAGATTAGGTTTAACCAAAAAAATCATAAAACCCTTTTCAAAGGATTAGGTGCAACCCTTGCTCACAATTACATATTGAATGATTTATTATCCATTTCTGCTTAAAAACATGACATTCCTTATGTTTTCTTTCTTgtcttacagtggcaagaaatgGGACGATGACTGGATCAAGGCCGAGGACCGCGTTTCTCCAGTGTAACCTACTTTATGCACAAATGTATTCCTCACTCTCCCTTCACATGTATCACTGTCAATCATAAATGGTTGGCCAAATTCACCATGATTTACCATTGAAACATTCATGGAGCGTCACCATGCCaaccatttgatctcaatcagtctCATGAGAACATGCATTTAGATATTCTTCATATGAAGTGAGCTACAAACGTATTGCAACAGTGACACTTTTTTTGTTTTGGATCTGTACTCCAGAACTTTgtatttgaaattatacaatgactatgaggttaaagtgcagactatcagctttaatttgagtgtattttcatccatatctggtgaaccgtttagaaattatatatattataatacaaaGGACTACAGGCTTggctatatattataatacataggcctatagactaggctatatattataatacataggaCTATAGGCTAGGCTATATATTATAACACATAGGACTATAGGCTAggctatatattataatacataggaCTACAGGCTAggctatatattataatacataggaCTACAGGCTTggctatatattataatacataggaCTATAGGCTAGGCTATATATTATAACACATAGGACTATAGGCTAggctatatattataatacataggaCTACAGGCTAggctatatattataatacataggaCTATAGGCTAGGCTATATATTATAACACATAGGACTATAGGCTAggctatatattataatacataggaCTACAGGCTAggctatatattataatacataggactataggctaggctatatattataatacataggactataggctaggctatatattataatacataggactataggctaggctatatattataatacataggactataggctaggctatatattataatacataggaCTATAGGCTAGGCTATATATTATAACACATAGGACTATAGGCTAGGCTATATATTATAACACATAGGACTATAGGCTAggctatatattataatacataggaCTATAGGCTAGGCTATATATTATAACACATAGGACTATAGGCTAggctatatattataatacataggactataggctaggctatatattataatacataggaCTATAGGCTAGGCTATATATTATTACACATAGGACTATAGGCTAGGCTATATATTATAACACATAGGACTATAGGCTAGGCTATATATTATAATGCATAGGACTATAGGCTAggctatatattataatacataggaCTATAGGCTAGGCTATATATTATAACACATAGGACTATAGGCTAggctatatattataatacataggCCTACGTGTAAATCAACATAGATTACATATATAaagataatatacagtatatataatgcTATTACATATATTACTTTACCTGCATTAAATATGTTGGATATAGGCCTACGCCCTAGTCATATTGGCATGCAGCATGTTCAGCGCATAGAGGCAGACCGTCTATCTGCTCGGTGTCTAGGCTAGTTGTCCACGGAAAATATTTAATGAAGGTGAAAGCCAAATAATTTCACAACTGCTTTTTTTGAATAGGCAGTGAGAATTAATTTTCATCATTGTTGCTTATCAGGAATATGATGTGCCGAGGACCATGGCAATAGAGGTGCGGTTATGCGGCCTTGTGGGTCATGGGTATAGGGGTTGAAAGGCCACATATAGACTGTTAAATGTCTATATGCGGCCATGTGGGTCATGGGTATAGGGGTTGAAAGGCCACGTATAGACTGTTGAATGTCTATATGCGGCCATGTGGGTCATGGGTATAGAGGTTGAAAGGCCACATATAGACTGTTGAATGTCTATTTCTGAACTTCTAGAAGCGTCAATATCGATGTAACAATGTTTATATAAGCATTTCTATACATACACTTGTTTTCTGCCATGAACCTTTATACACCCCTAGGAAACCTTGGGAAGAGTTCAACTCTCGTCATAGAGTCCCCCccacatttttttacattgtttttgTAGTTTAGATTTATGGCTTGGCACAAATAATCCTATGCATGAATTAAACATAATTATGCAATCCCATACCCCTGGTGGCCATGGGGTGCTCAGTAGCGCCACCAACAGTTGACTTCTCCACAAAACTTTGATGATTTTTTTAATCAACAATAGATTAACATATCTGAACGTTATTTGACATGAAGGTTTAGTAAGGGGTCCTTATTAAATCAAAAATTATCACACATGTCAAACTTAAATAGTTATGACGAAAAACACATTTCAGAAAGTGCACTACTAGACATTGAATTGGCATGTGCTGATGAAGTACAGCGTTATGTATGTCCTAATGAATGTACAGATCATTCTACACATCAATTAGAATGATATTGGCGAAGATATTTATAAAAAACAAACCGGTTAgggttataaaaaaaaactaCAAAATGGCGCCACATTTGTAGTTCAAACATTTCCGGTTTCTGTAACATAATTTCTGTTACATCAATTATTTAATAGAATCCGACCATGTTTACGACATTAAAATAAAATTAACATTGCGCAAGAATAATTTATGAATAGTTTAAAAATGTAATCAGAAAATTTACAAAACATGGTCTCTTACGTCACGGGCATTGCGACGCACATTACAAAAACAAACTCTGACCGAACGACCAAACCGAAGACGTGGCCAAACGCTGTGACAACACAGATATAAATACGTGCATGTTCACAATTCTCCCAGTATGTCAGACTTGCCTGCATAACTTTCATTTTTTTCATCTAATTTCAATGATAATACGGTGTTGATAATAGTAGCGTTAAGAGTACGTCACTTGCAACCGGCCTGTTCGGGATGGGACAACCCCTATTCAATAGGAACATTTCCAAGTTTGCAGCTTAACAGACAAGGGCTATGCATTATTGTTCCCCAAATATGTCATGAGTCATAATTGGGTCGGCATAATAAAATACAATAATCACTTCAATCATTCTGTGTCCATACTTTTGATGATTCATTGCGAGTGCCTGTAGATTCTAGGCAAAATTTTTCAACTAACCGGTTTCATCTGCAGCTGATGGGAGTCAGTTCTTGTACTGAAGTACAAGTAAAGCAGCCCTCTGGAAAACTCCTTGAGAGTAAAGACGTAACTGGTCAAAGTACTCACTACTAGTTAAGCATTTGTACATCTCATACATAAGGAATCGTTGACTTAAAAACCCATGACTAATGTAGCTCCATCAGGATGCAAACGATTACTTGAAGACAAGGATAACcctttttagtttttttattaaCTAAACTAATAAGCACAGCACAGTTTAACAATGTTTAAATCGGAAATCACCAGGTGAAACAATAAATCGTTCTCCCCGCCAATGGTTCTGTAAAAAgcagagggatggggctggagaaatgtaaccatagagggatggggctggagaaatgtaaccatagagggatggggctggagaaatgtaaccatagagggatggggctggagaaatgtaaccatagagggatggggctggagaaatggaaccatagagggatggggctggagaaatggaaccatagagggatggggctggagaaatgtaaccatagagggatggggctggagaaatggaaccatagagggatggggctggagaaatgtaaccatagagggatggggctggagaaatggaaccatagagggatggggctggagaaatgtaaccatagagggatggggctggagaaatgtaaccatagagggatggggctggagaaatggaaccatagagggatggggctggagaaatggaaccatagagggatggggctggagaaatggaaccatagagggatggggctggagaaatggaaccatagagggatggggctggagaaatgtaaccatagAGGGATGGGGCTGGTGAAATGGAACCatagagggatggggctggagaaatggaaccatagagggatggggctggagaaatggaaccatagagggatggggctggagaaatggaaccatagagggatggggctggagaaatggaacCATAGTTtaaaccatgttgaggctatagtCCAGTGGTGTCAATCTCATTCCATGGAgagcctagtgtctgctggtttttgttttttccctttcaattaagacctagacaaccaggtgaggggagttccttactgagacctagacaaccaggtgagggcagttccttactgagacctagacaaccaggtgaggagagttccttactgagacctggacatccaggtgaggggagttccttactaattaatgaccttaattcatcaattatgggaggagcgaaaacccgcagacactcagctcacccgtggaatgagtttgacacatgctagtgtgtgtttacagttactttgtttacaaacattcgAGTAGAAAATAGTATTTATTTTGGGATCTGATGGGGTACGGCAGGTGAACTATATttatgaggcatttataaatgaTATTCTTCAAGCATCCAAaagtggatgtagcaactgcagctTGGCCATTTAAAAGGGGTGCATCGGACCTGGTCATGTAACCGGGCAAAAGCAGTAATAGCGCACTTCTCAAATCTGTGCCACATGATCACATTGTCAACAAGGAAGAAACGAAAGTTTATTTTCCATAAAATGTTCAAACTATTTTTCCTTAGGAAGGCAGATAAAGCACATATGCAAAACAAATGGAATCACTTTTCACCCAGTGCAAACTGCACCCACCCAAGCGAACACCTTCAGTCTGTGATAGATTCCTTGTCATCAGAGCTGTAGTGGATGCTGTCATAGATGTCATCTAGGTCCTCTTCCAGGAGGTCATCTATGAAGTAATTTTCTAGGAGGGAGGTGTCTTGGCCCATAGCTTTGCTGTATATCAGTTTGACAGAGTCCTGGTCTCTTCTGAGGCTGCTGACTCTCCTCTGAAGCATGGAGAAGAGACCTCTGCTCCCAGCTTCCGACTGATTCAATTGCCAGCCTAACACCAACAATCGTAATGTGTAGGGTAAATACAATGATGAATTCCTTAAATACAATAGCAATTACAGGGTGCCAACATCAATTGTACATATTAATTAAAGTTCCCCTACTTTGCCTGCTTAGGTCAAGTGCCACATGTGAAGCAAGGTCTTGTACATTCTCATATTCCCTCTTTAGGCTTTCCCAGTGGTGCTTGACTTCCTTTAGGACAATTAACTCTTCCTCCTTCAGCTGTCTCAGGAGCATCACCCGGTCAAAGGCTATTTTCTTTGTGAGTAGGTCAGCTGTAAATTCATAAGAATGCAATGTGGATTTGTAACTTTGGCAgtgctgtctgtgtttgtgcaaCTGAACAAACACAGATAGCAAAACAGAAACATAGTTATTGTGACACAAATATACTACTTACTTTGTCCATGCAGCTCCCAAGGCCAGGCAGCTCCCAAGGCCAGGCAGCTCCCAAGGCCAGGCAGCTCCCAAGGCCAGGCATGAAGGTCTGCGGAAAGGATCTCATCTGCAGATGGTATTGCTGAATCTGGTACAAGGGTGTTGTACTCCTCTGTGGCAGCTGTCAATTTGGCCTTTTCTTCCAATATCTTTCTGCTCAGAGTCTTTTCTTGCATCCATCTGTCATCACAACAAAAGGAGAATGGaattatttgttacatttcaTGGCTTTGAAATGAGAGAGAAATGAAGTGAGTGCAATTCAATATTCATGAAATGTAACAAACCTGTCTGGCGGTAGAGGTCCTATTTCCTTTGTTTGATGCTAAGAAACAGGACTTCAATTGTTCTCTGTAGTACCTGGAGACCATCCATGTTCTCATTTGTTTCCTCTGAAATACAATAAATCTATAAATTAACGTATCTCCAACGGTGAGTAGTTGCActcacttcctggaggaataTAGGGCCTGTGAAGGTATCTGTAACAAATTATTTGTTATGTGGGGAGTGAGTGAGCCCCAACCTGGATAACCAGGGAATGTTCTGTCTGCCTCCTACCCTTCCACCTGTCCGGCTTGATTGCACCTGCGGTGGAATACACCCTCTAAGGGTTAGCTCTCAGGGTCATTGGAGTACGCAAGCCTCTCCACCACATCAAGGTGACAGTCCAGGAGAGTTACAATtaggattatttattttttgtattcaTTTATCTGTATTAGCCCATTGCTGAACTTCAGTTGTCCGGTCTCATCGCCTACACCCAAATCACTCTTAAACTTTGAGAGTCTGGGTCTCCTCCTGGATTTTTGCTGTTTTCTGAGAAttatgacaaaaacaaaacagaatctttttttattttttataaatgaaaTGCATAGATATAATACTtctaaaataaatgtattgttcCACACAATACACTTTCAAGTATCTTCTGGACAATACTCTGTGCAGGTTGTTCTTCTTCCTTCTGTTCCACCCCATGGCCTGGATGGTTAGCATGTCTGTTCTTCTTCCTTCTGTTCCACCCCATGGCCTGGATGGTTAGCATGTCTGTTCTTCTTCCTTCTGTTCCACCCCGCGGCCTGGATGGTTAGCATGTCTGTTCTTCTTCCTTCTGTTCCACCCCATGGCCTGGATGGTTAGCATGTCTGTTCTTCTTCCTTCTGTTCCACCCCGCGGCCTGGATGGTTAGCATGTCTGTTCTTCTTCCTTCTGTTCCACCCCATGGCCTGGATGGTTAGCATGTCTGTTCTTCTTccttctgttcccccccatgGCCTGGATGGTTAGCATGTCTGTTCTTCTTCCTTCTGTTCCACCCCGCGGCCTGGATGGTTAGCATGTCTGTTCTTCTTCCTTCTGTTCCCCCACATGGCCTGGATGGTTAGCATGTCTGTTCTTCTTCCTTCTGTTCCACCCCGCGGCCTGGATGGTTAGCATGTCTGTTCTTCTTCCTTCTGTTCCACCCCATGGCCTGGATGGTTAGCATGTCTGTTCTTCTTCCTTCTGTTCCACCCCATGGCCTGGATGGTTAGCATGTCTGTTCTTCTTCCTTCTGTTCCCCCCCGCGGCCTGGATGGTTAGCATGTCTGTTCTTCTTCCTTCTGTTCCACCCCATGGCCTGGATGGTTAGCATGTCTGTTCCCCCCCCGCGGCCTGGATGGTTAGCATGTCTGTTCTTCTTCCTTCTGTTCCACCCCGCGGCCTGGATGGTTAGCATGTCTGTTCCACCCCGCGGCCTGGATGGTTAGCATGTCTGTTCCCCCCCGCGGCCTGGATGGTTAGCATGTCTGTTCCACCCCGCGGCCTGGATGGTTAGCATGTCTGTTCCCCCCCGCGGCCTGGATGGTTAGCATGTCTGTTCCACCCCGCGGCCTGGATGGTTAGCATGTCTGTTCTTCCTTCTGTTCCTCCCCATGGCCTGGATGGTTAGCATGTCTGTTCTTCTTCCTTCTGTTCCACCCCATGGCCTGGATGGTTAGCAAGTCTGTTCTTCTTCCTTCTGTTCCACCCCATGGCCTGGATGGTTAGCATGTCTGTTCCCCCCCCCGCGGCCTGGATGGTTAGCATGTCTGTTCCCCCCCGTTGCTTGGATGGTTAGCATGTCTGTTCTTCTTCCTTCTGTTCCCCCCCGCGGCCTGGATGGTTAGCATGTCTGTTCTTCCTTCTGTTCCCCCCCGCAGCCTGGATGGTTAGCATGTCTGTTCTTCCTTCTGTTCCCCCCCGCGGCCTGGATGGTTAGCATGTCTGTTCTTCTTCCTTCTGTTCCACCCCATGGCCTGGATGGTTAGCATGTCTGTTCTTCTTCCTTCTGTTCCACCCCGCGGCCTGGATGGTTAGCATGTCTGTTCCACCCCGCGGCCTGGATGGTTAGCATGTCTGTTCTTCTTCCTTCTGTTCCACCCCGCGGCCTGGATGGTTAGCATGTCTATTCTTCTTCcttctgttccccccccccccggcgGCCTGGATGGTTAACATGTCTGGTCCCCCCCGCGGCCTGGATGGTTAGCATGTCTGGTCCCCCCCGCGGCCTGGATGGTTAGCAT is a genomic window of Salvelinus alpinus chromosome 18, SLU_Salpinus.1, whole genome shotgun sequence containing:
- the LOC139544679 gene encoding uncharacterized protein; amino-acid sequence: MQEKTLSRKILEEKAKLTAATEEYNTLVPDSAIPSADEILSADLHAWPWELPGLGSCLALGAAWPWELHGQTDLLTKKIAFDRVMLLRQLKEEELIVLKEVKHHWESLKREYENVQDLASHVALDLSRQSWQLNQSEAGSRGLFSMLQRRVSSLRRDQDSVKLIYSKAMGQDTSLLENYFIDDLLEEDLDDIYDSIHYSSDDKESITD